A window of Gambusia affinis linkage group LG03, SWU_Gaff_1.0, whole genome shotgun sequence contains these coding sequences:
- the bmp10 gene encoding bone morphogenetic protein 10 has product MLVNARDNISLTVAREQELSQVIGELTRTKLNFWTITASFFWPSYLSSSTGHWHKIDCCRFFSPMASIWVSQLGTICTSKTLFLLISFLLLREPRCGKGSPISNAHQRYRPDPGLGDGHGGVVDLSPLDQDNSAKMKNLLESLKEQFLRTFNLSGLGPSNLSSGTAREDPPEYMMELYNRFANDRTAMPTANIIRSFKNEDSNPSVVGEGGVRRHPLLFNVSIPHHERITAAELRLYTLVQTDRHLYAGVDRKVTIYELTSHDWLNITDEKTTRGDEFAGVEEQTEFLELASRQVFGTDNGWEAFDLTAAVQRWCKSDGATTHRLEVQISSIANDENVESAKEASKDEVPLEGDMRIENSPEEKHKPLLIVFSDDQSSDHRDDRRELNEMIDHETSSAVLQNDFGTDLGGLWGEEDSEAEPDEEDLIQMRSNLIYDTASRIRRNAKGNHCKKQSLYVEFKDIGWDSWILAPTGYDAFECAGVCSYPLTKHVTPTKHAIVQTLVNIHSPQKAARACCVPTKLDPISLLYLDDTGVVTYKYKYEGMVVAECGCR; this is encoded by the exons ATGTTGGTCAATGCAAGGGACAACATTTCTTTAACTGTTGCCAGGGAACAAGAACTGTCTCAGGTCATAGGTGAACTGACCAGaactaaattaaacttttgGACAATTACAGCATCGTTTTTTTGGCCTTCTTACTTGAGCTCCTCCACAGGCCATTGGCATAAAATAGattgctgcagatttttttctcccatgGCGAGCATTTGGGTCTCTCAACTGGGAACCATTTGCACATCCAAGACTTTGTTCTTGCTAATTTCCTTCCTGCTGCTCCGGGAGCCTCGCTGTGGAAAGGGCAGCCCCATCTCCAACGCTCATCAGAGGTATCGTCCTGATCCAGGACTGGGGGACGGGCATGGAGGTGTGGTGGATCTATCACCGTTGGATCAGGACAACAGTGCAAAGATGAAAAACCTACTGGAGAGCCTGAAGGAGCAGTTTCTGCGGACGTTCAACCTGTCCGGACTGGGTCCTTCAAACCTGTCTTCTGGAACCGCACGAGAGGATCCACCCGAGTACATGATGGAGCTTTATAACCGCTTTGCTAATGACCGCACTGCCATGCCCACAGCCAATATCATTCGCAGCTTCAAAAATGAAG ATTCAAATCCCAGTGTTGTGGGAGAAGGAGGGGTGAGACGCCACCCACTGCTCTTCAACGTGTCAATCCCGCATCATGAACGCATCACAGCAGCTGAACTACGCCTCTACACTCTAGTCCAGACTGACCGTCACCTTTACGCCGGTGTTGACCGCAAGGTCACCATTTATGAACTGACATCGCACGACTGGCTTAACATAACCGATGAAAAGACGACACGGGGAGATGAGTTTGCAGGGGTGGAAGAGCAAACTGAGTTTTTGGAACTGGCTTCACGCCAGGTGTTCGGGACAGATAATGGTTGGGAAGCTTTTGACCtcactgctgctgtgcagcGTTGGTGCAAATCTGATGGAGCAACAACACACCGTCTAGAAGTACAGATTTCCAGCATCGCTAATGACGAAAATGTTGAGAGTGCGAAAGAGGCCAGCAAAGATGAGGTTCCACTTGAAGGTGACATGAGGATTGAAAACAGCccagaggaaaaacataaaCCCCTTCTGATTGTCTTCTCTGATGATCAGAGCAGTGATCACCGTGACGACAGGCGTGAGCTGAATGAGATGATAGACCATGAGACGTCTAGTGCTGTTCTGCAGAACGACTTTGGGACAGACCTGGGTGGGCTGTGGGGCGAGGAGGATAGTGAGGCTGAACCAGATGAGGAAGACCTCATCCAGATGCGTTCCAACCTGATCTATGACACAGCGTCCCGCATTCGTCGCAACGCCAAAGGAAACCACTGCAAGAAACAATCTCTGTATGTAGAGTTTAAAGACATTGGGTGGGATAGCTGGATCCTTGCGCCCACTGGCTATGATGCCTTTGAATGTGCTGGCGTTTGTTCATACCCATTGACAAAGCATGTCACACCTACCAAACATGCCATAGTCCAGACACTGGTAAACATCCACAGTCCGCAGAAGGCAGCACGAGCCTGTTGTGTGCCAACCAAGCTGGACCCCATCTCCTTACTCTACCTTGATGACACAGGCGTGGTCACTTACAAGTACAAGTACGAGGGAATGGTAGTAGCTGAGTGCGGCTGCAGATAG